One window of Anaerolineales bacterium genomic DNA carries:
- a CDS encoding DUF1015 domain-containing protein — MKIISDIGIQIPTVYLPKPGTVLQKWAVIACDQFTSEPEYWNDVEKIVGDAPSTLRLTFPEVYLEGEGGDERIKNIQAAMKKYMDEGILQPHDGFVYVERKTLRGKTRKGLMLCLDLERYDYNKGSSSLIRATEGTIIDRLPPRIKIREGAMLEFPHILVLIDDPNKTVIEPLTEAKSKFQKLYDFDLMLGSGHLAGYAVNADFENKIVEALRGLAKPETFASKYDLDSNQPILLFAMGDGNHSLATAKAIWEKIKGEVSMDHPARYALVEIENVHDEALEFEPIHRVLFGLKKDVFAEMQSFFGANYKYTAVANGAEMTQRVDAASGGNQLIGVVGGGQQFGVIEIANPSTNLAVGTLQAFLDPFVKNGGAEKIDYVHGEDVVERLSLQSGNVGFYLAGMHKNELFKTVILDGALPRKTFSMGEAKEKRFYMEARKITE, encoded by the coding sequence ATGAAAATCATCAGCGATATTGGTATTCAAATCCCCACCGTGTATTTGCCCAAACCCGGCACCGTCCTGCAAAAATGGGCGGTGATCGCCTGCGACCAGTTCACCTCCGAGCCGGAGTATTGGAATGACGTCGAGAAGATCGTCGGTGATGCGCCATCGACCTTGCGCCTGACCTTCCCTGAAGTGTATCTCGAAGGCGAAGGCGGCGATGAACGCATCAAAAATATTCAAGCGGCGATGAAGAAATACATGGATGAAGGCATCCTCCAGCCGCATGATGGATTTGTGTATGTGGAGCGCAAGACCCTGCGCGGCAAGACCCGCAAGGGACTGATGCTTTGCCTCGACCTCGAACGCTATGATTACAACAAAGGCTCCTCCAGCCTTATCCGCGCCACCGAAGGGACGATCATTGACCGCCTCCCGCCGCGCATTAAGATCCGCGAAGGCGCGATGCTCGAATTCCCGCACATCCTTGTGTTAATCGACGATCCGAACAAAACCGTCATCGAACCGTTGACCGAGGCAAAGTCCAAGTTCCAGAAGTTGTATGATTTTGATCTAATGCTTGGCAGCGGTCACCTCGCCGGGTATGCAGTGAACGCGGATTTTGAAAATAAAATCGTCGAAGCCCTGCGCGGACTTGCCAAACCCGAAACCTTCGCCTCAAAATATGATCTTGACTCGAATCAGCCCATTTTGCTTTTTGCCATGGGCGACGGCAATCACTCACTCGCCACTGCCAAAGCCATTTGGGAAAAGATCAAGGGTGAAGTCAGCATGGATCACCCCGCTCGTTATGCCCTGGTTGAAATTGAAAACGTCCACGATGAGGCGTTGGAATTTGAGCCAATTCACCGCGTGTTGTTCGGTTTGAAGAAAGATGTCTTTGCCGAGATGCAGTCCTTCTTCGGCGCGAATTACAAGTACACTGCCGTTGCCAATGGCGCGGAGATGACTCAACGTGTGGATGCTGCCTCTGGCGGAAATCAACTCATCGGCGTGGTCGGAGGCGGACAGCAGTTCGGCGTGATCGAGATAGCCAATCCGTCCACCAATCTGGCGGTTGGAACGCTGCAAGCCTTCCTCGACCCATTCGTGAAGAACGGCGGCGCGGAAAAGATAGATTACGTCCACGGCGAAGATGTGGTCGAACGCTTGTCGCTGCAAAGCGGGAATGTCGGCTTTTATCTGGCGGGCATGCACAAGAACGAATTGTTCAAAACCGTCATCCTCGACGGCGCCCTGCCACGCAAGACGTTCTCGATGGGTGAAGCGAAGGAAAAACGCTTCTATATGGAAGCAAGGAAGATAACAGAATGA
- a CDS encoding transglycosylase SLT domain-containing protein, giving the protein MPRARSTKMHRETAVIPQEIGSGCFSGFTIIPLVVVFTSFLLASMVLQTNLNQMGTMPDSIPSNLSPIFRQEVLHWSDSIARWASASNLDPNLVATIMQIESCGDPRATSSAGAMGLFQVMPFHFHANENPYDPETNALRGLSYLARSLAAANGDARLAMAGYNGGIGVIPRAESTWSAQTKRYVQYGLPIYIDAISGVNPSNALNEWYSRYGASLCHQAAQRLGLP; this is encoded by the coding sequence ATGCCCCGCGCTCGTTCCACAAAAATGCACCGGGAAACAGCTGTCATCCCTCAAGAAATCGGGAGCGGCTGTTTTTCTGGCTTTACGATCATTCCACTTGTCGTCGTCTTCACCAGTTTCCTTCTCGCCTCCATGGTTTTACAGACCAACCTAAATCAAATGGGAACGATGCCTGATTCCATCCCTTCAAACCTTTCCCCGATATTCCGGCAGGAAGTTCTCCATTGGTCCGATTCCATCGCCAGATGGGCATCCGCCTCGAACCTGGACCCGAACCTGGTCGCCACCATCATGCAGATCGAATCCTGTGGAGATCCACGCGCCACATCCAGCGCAGGCGCAATGGGACTTTTCCAGGTTATGCCTTTTCATTTCCATGCCAATGAGAATCCCTACGACCCCGAGACCAATGCCCTGCGCGGACTCAGCTACCTCGCCCGCTCCCTCGCCGCAGCGAACGGAGACGCCCGCCTCGCCATGGCAGGCTACAACGGCGGGATCGGCGTCATCCCACGCGCCGAATCGACCTGGTCGGCTCAAACGAAGCGGTATGTGCAATACGGCCTGCCCATCTATATTGATGCGATCAGTGGGGTCAATCCCAGCAATGCTCTGAACGAATGGTACTCAAGGTACGGAGCCAGCCTCTGCCATCAAGCCGCTCAACGCCTTGGCCTGCCTTAG
- a CDS encoding sensor histidine kinase N-terminal domain-containing protein, with protein sequence MSLRLRLTLLYSIFMGGILLVFGAAVYILVNVILLNQVDTMLAGVAREIARATTVDSTGGLNMVSLPQLDMTANAYVQVWNTDGELISTSPSIGALNKPLDPVGLQLGKTMYEDSYLDGVHLRVLTVPLKLRNRIIGTLQVGASLAVVDATRSNLLSIMILIAVVAVALVMWGSWVVLGRALAPLQTIADTVDQINRADDLSRRIPMHGGIRDDVADMVISVNQTLERLESLFTSQQRFLADVSHELRTPLTVIKGNVDLMRKLKEADEDLLNSIDQEAGRLNRLVSGLLMLAQAESGKLPLNFSRVELDLLLTEVFTETRVLAGNKVRLHLNQIDEAVVNGDRDRLKQVILNLVANAIQYTPHGGEIFLSLSRIGEQARLIVRDTGPGIPAEDLPYIFDRFYRAEKSRTRSKAGGFGLGLSITKWIVEQHGGQIKVESKEGDGTTFVIWLNVLK encoded by the coding sequence ATGTCCTTGCGCCTCCGCCTTACCCTGCTTTATTCCATCTTCATGGGCGGAATCCTACTCGTCTTCGGGGCGGCGGTATACATTCTGGTCAATGTCATCCTTCTTAACCAGGTGGATACGATGCTGGCGGGCGTGGCGCGCGAGATCGCGCGGGCGACGACTGTCGATTCGACGGGCGGGTTGAATATGGTCAGCCTGCCGCAGTTGGATATGACTGCGAATGCCTATGTGCAGGTCTGGAACACGGATGGGGAATTGATCTCCACTTCTCCGAGCATCGGTGCGTTGAACAAGCCGCTCGACCCCGTGGGATTGCAATTGGGGAAAACGATGTATGAAGATTCCTACCTCGATGGGGTGCATCTGCGTGTGTTGACCGTCCCCCTCAAATTGAGGAACCGCATCATCGGCACCTTGCAGGTCGGCGCGAGCCTGGCGGTGGTGGATGCCACCCGTTCGAACCTGCTTTCGATCATGATCCTGATAGCCGTGGTCGCTGTTGCATTGGTGATGTGGGGTTCTTGGGTGGTGCTTGGCCGCGCGCTTGCTCCGCTGCAGACCATTGCTGACACGGTGGATCAGATCAACCGCGCAGACGACCTGTCGCGCCGCATACCGATGCACGGCGGAATACGGGATGATGTTGCAGACATGGTCATTTCGGTCAACCAAACTTTGGAACGCCTGGAATCATTGTTCACGTCCCAGCAGCGCTTCCTTGCGGATGTAAGCCATGAGTTGCGCACGCCTCTGACGGTCATCAAGGGCAATGTAGACCTGATGCGCAAATTGAAGGAAGCTGACGAAGACCTTCTAAATAGCATCGACCAGGAGGCGGGCAGGTTGAATCGGCTGGTCAGCGGCCTGCTCATGCTGGCTCAGGCGGAATCTGGCAAGTTGCCGCTGAATTTTTCAAGAGTCGAACTCGACCTTTTACTGACTGAAGTATTCACTGAAACGCGCGTGCTGGCTGGAAATAAAGTGAGACTGCACCTCAATCAAATCGACGAGGCCGTTGTCAACGGCGACCGCGACCGGTTGAAACAGGTCATTCTGAACCTGGTGGCGAATGCGATTCAATACACACCGCACGGCGGCGAAATATTCCTGAGTCTTTCGCGAATTGGCGAACAGGCGCGGCTCATTGTCCGGGACACGGGACCGGGAATCCCTGCCGAGGATTTACCCTACATCTTCGACCGATTCTATCGCGCTGAGAAATCACGCACGCGGTCCAAGGCGGGCGGATTTGGTTTGGGGTTATCCATCACGAAATGGATCGTGGAACAGCACGGCGGGCAGATCAAGGTGGAATCGAAGGAAGGGGATGGGACGACGTTCGTGATTTGGTTGAATGTGTTGAAGTAG
- a CDS encoding response regulator transcription factor, translating into MNERILIIEDDQAILKMLQRGLAYEGYTVDTATDGRMGLIAARDHTPDLVILDWMLPGMDGLEVCHRLRQGGSIPILMLTAKDTVQDRIQGLDAGADDYMVKPFNLDELLARVRALLRRTQPERIPVLKFADLSLDTGSRQATRGNRTVALTAKEYELLELFLRHPKQVLTREVIFDRVWGYDFGGESNVLEVYIRYLRQKLEAENEPRLIHTVRGVGYVLRENP; encoded by the coding sequence ATGAACGAGCGAATCCTCATCATCGAAGACGACCAGGCGATCTTGAAAATGTTGCAGCGGGGTCTGGCATACGAAGGTTATACGGTGGATACCGCCACGGATGGACGCATGGGTCTGATCGCGGCTCGCGACCATACCCCCGACCTCGTGATTTTGGACTGGATGCTGCCCGGCATGGATGGCTTGGAGGTTTGTCACCGGTTGCGGCAGGGCGGCTCGATCCCGATATTGATGCTGACGGCGAAGGATACCGTTCAGGACCGCATTCAGGGTTTGGATGCCGGTGCGGACGATTACATGGTCAAGCCGTTCAATCTGGATGAGTTGCTGGCTCGTGTGCGCGCGCTTCTGCGCCGGACGCAACCGGAGCGGATTCCGGTTCTGAAATTTGCCGACCTTTCACTGGATACCGGCTCCCGTCAGGCAACACGCGGCAACCGCACTGTAGCATTGACCGCAAAAGAGTATGAACTGTTGGAACTTTTTCTGCGCCATCCCAAGCAGGTGTTGACCCGTGAAGTGATCTTCGACCGCGTATGGGGTTATGATTTCGGCGGCGAGAGCAATGTGTTGGAAGTGTATATCCGTTATTTGCGGCAGAAGCTTGAGGCGGAAAATGAGCCTCGACTGATTCATACCGTCCGCGGCGTAGGATATGTCTTGAGGGAAAACCCGTAG
- a CDS encoding RluA family pseudouridine synthase, protein MKNMQILHRDSSLLVINKPADLSVLSEGWSQETPYLAKILEEQFGRIWVVHRLDKGTSGIIVFALTAEAHRSLNIQFEKHEVEKIYHAIVNGVPKWDEKVTKFPLRVNVGHKHRTVVDGRNGVKAETRFRILERWQDSALVEASPVTGRTHQIRVHAYAMGHPLLGDILYSAPESPIITRPALHAWSLTFAHPVTNAVSTFRAAYPDDLQRAVRILQDR, encoded by the coding sequence ATGAAAAACATGCAAATCCTGCATCGTGATTCATCCCTGTTGGTAATTAACAAGCCTGCGGATTTGTCCGTTCTTTCGGAGGGATGGAGTCAGGAAACACCCTATCTCGCCAAAATCCTGGAAGAGCAGTTCGGGAGGATATGGGTGGTCCATCGCCTGGATAAAGGCACGAGCGGAATTATCGTCTTTGCCCTGACGGCGGAAGCGCATCGTTCGTTGAACATCCAATTCGAGAAACATGAGGTGGAAAAGATTTATCATGCCATCGTGAACGGAGTCCCAAAGTGGGATGAGAAGGTGACCAAATTTCCGCTGCGGGTCAATGTGGGGCACAAACATCGTACCGTGGTGGATGGCCGGAACGGAGTCAAAGCCGAGACGAGGTTCAGGATTCTGGAACGCTGGCAGGATTCGGCGTTGGTGGAGGCGTCGCCCGTTACGGGTAGAACGCATCAGATTCGCGTCCATGCGTACGCGATGGGCCATCCGCTTCTGGGAGATATCCTATACAGCGCGCCAGAATCCCCAATCATCACAAGACCGGCTTTGCATGCCTGGTCGTTGACTTTTGCACACCCTGTTACGAACGCAGTTTCGACTTTTCGCGCGGCTTATCCCGATGATCTTCAACGGGCAGTGCGTATATTGCAGGACAGATGA
- the glpX gene encoding class II fructose-bisphosphatase — MEVLGATPTRNLALELARVTEAAAMMAGRFMGRGDKEGADQAAVNAMRLILGTVDMSGVIVIGEGEKDQAPMLYNGEKVGNGSKPDVDVAVDPIDGTRPLAFGRSNSLATVALAPRGTMFDPGPFVYMDKIAVGPEGKGRINIEKSITENLQAIAKAKGRAIEDLTTIILDRPRHAEMIAEIRKAGARIRQIPDGDVAAALMTAWPDAGVDVLLGIGGTPEGVIAACALRAMGGEIQGKLYARDEAELNRGREAGYDFDKVLTMNDLVSSEDVFFAATGITDGELLKGVRYLGDRITTDTLVVRGLTGTIREIIATHTTDKLDNLSSVRY; from the coding sequence ATGGAAGTTCTCGGCGCAACACCCACACGGAATCTCGCGCTCGAACTGGCGCGCGTCACCGAAGCGGCGGCGATGATGGCGGGTCGCTTCATGGGGAGGGGAGATAAGGAAGGGGCAGACCAGGCCGCGGTGAATGCGATGCGCCTCATCCTCGGCACAGTGGATATGAGCGGAGTCATTGTCATTGGGGAAGGCGAAAAGGATCAGGCTCCGATGTTGTATAACGGGGAGAAAGTCGGCAACGGCTCCAAACCGGACGTGGATGTTGCGGTGGACCCCATTGACGGGACTCGCCCTTTAGCCTTTGGTCGTTCCAACTCGCTTGCCACAGTGGCATTGGCTCCGCGCGGGACGATGTTCGACCCGGGACCTTTTGTTTACATGGACAAGATCGCGGTGGGACCGGAAGGCAAGGGCAGGATCAACATCGAAAAATCGATTACTGAGAATTTGCAGGCGATCGCAAAGGCGAAAGGCAGAGCCATTGAAGATCTGACAACGATCATCCTCGACCGTCCGCGCCATGCGGAGATGATCGCCGAAATCCGCAAGGCCGGCGCGCGCATCCGCCAAATCCCCGATGGCGACGTGGCGGCGGCATTAATGACCGCCTGGCCCGATGCAGGCGTTGATGTATTGCTCGGCATTGGCGGCACCCCTGAAGGAGTCATCGCGGCGTGCGCGTTGCGCGCCATGGGCGGTGAGATTCAAGGGAAACTTTATGCGCGCGACGAAGCCGAGTTGAATCGCGGACGCGAAGCCGGATACGATTTCGATAAAGTATTGACGATGAACGACCTGGTCTCTTCAGAAGATGTCTTCTTCGCCGCCACCGGCATCACCGACGGCGAATTGCTCAAAGGCGTGCGCTATCTCGGCGACCGGATCACCACCGACACCCTCGTCGTGCGCGGGCTGACCGGCACCATCCGCGAGATCATCGCCACGCACACGACGGATAAGCTGGATAATCTAAGTTCGGTGCGTTATTGA
- a CDS encoding phosphatidate cytidylyltransferase has product MRRRLFTALGLALLGVPAIVIGGIFYYLLMGTFLIGAAWEYVHLFRAVKFEPNMVVTTGGVAVVTFARMFFPDYAQPVFAAAILIAMAVHLIKYERGRDQSALDFGVTVGGIVYVGWVGSYLLDLRNLPEGGWWFMLVMFCVWAGDSGAYSIGRAYGKHKLAPRLSPKKSWEGYAASVFTGAHTGALYVWVFKTFGNLQSDITIWQGAILGLLLGALPTLGDLGESMIKRQSGIKDSSDIIPGHGGFFDRIDSWIWGAPIGFYFLTWFILN; this is encoded by the coding sequence ATGCGTAGACGATTGTTCACGGCGCTTGGGCTGGCTTTGCTCGGCGTTCCTGCCATTGTCATTGGCGGCATCTTTTATTACCTCCTCATGGGGACGTTTCTAATTGGCGCAGCATGGGAATATGTGCATCTTTTCCGCGCGGTGAAATTCGAGCCAAACATGGTTGTAACTACAGGCGGGGTGGCCGTGGTAACCTTTGCCCGCATGTTCTTCCCGGATTATGCGCAGCCCGTTTTTGCCGCCGCCATTCTCATCGCAATGGCGGTTCATTTAATCAAATACGAGCGCGGACGTGACCAGTCCGCGCTTGATTTTGGAGTCACGGTCGGCGGGATCGTGTATGTCGGCTGGGTCGGCTCCTATCTCCTCGACTTACGCAACCTTCCCGAAGGCGGCTGGTGGTTCATGCTCGTGATGTTCTGTGTTTGGGCGGGAGACTCGGGCGCATATTCCATCGGGCGCGCGTATGGCAAACATAAATTGGCGCCGCGCCTCAGCCCCAAAAAAAGTTGGGAGGGCTACGCGGCCAGTGTTTTCACCGGCGCGCACACCGGCGCATTGTACGTCTGGGTATTCAAAACCTTCGGAAATTTGCAAAGCGATATTACGATCTGGCAGGGCGCGATCCTCGGTTTGCTGCTCGGGGCGCTGCCCACCCTGGGCGACCTCGGCGAAAGTATGATCAAACGCCAGTCCGGCATCAAGGACTCGAGCGATATCATCCCGGGTCACGGCGGTTTCTTCGACCGCATCGATTCGTGGATCTGGGGGGCGCCCATCGGATTTTATTTTCTCACCTGGTTCATTCTTAATTAG
- a CDS encoding isoprenyl transferase produces MADTPLNIPPEKIPRHVAMIMDGNGRWALQRGLPRLAGHKAGTENLRRVIRATVEFGVKYLTIYAFSTENWGRPPEEVQGLMFILQDVIDRELGELNSQGVQLRHIGRLERLDPKIQKKVLDAIELTKNNNKLVLNVAFNYGGRDEIVYAIQRIIKDGIPADAVTDELVNQYLFTAGVPDPDLIIRTSGELRVSNFLIWQAAYSEWYITPTFWPDFDKEEYRRALEDFAHRDRRYGKVSSGELQESNA; encoded by the coding sequence ATGGCAGACACACCTTTAAATATTCCGCCTGAAAAGATTCCCCGGCACGTTGCCATGATCATGGACGGCAACGGACGTTGGGCGCTTCAACGCGGACTTCCGCGGCTTGCCGGTCACAAAGCCGGGACGGAAAACCTGCGCCGCGTCATCCGCGCCACGGTGGAATTCGGCGTGAAGTATCTTACGATCTACGCTTTTTCAACGGAAAATTGGGGACGCCCGCCTGAAGAGGTGCAGGGACTGATGTTCATCCTGCAGGATGTCATCGACCGCGAACTGGGCGAGTTGAATTCCCAGGGTGTGCAGCTTCGCCATATCGGCCGTCTCGAGCGGCTCGATCCCAAAATTCAAAAAAAGGTTTTGGATGCCATCGAGTTGACGAAAAATAATAACAAGCTTGTCCTCAACGTAGCGTTCAACTACGGCGGACGGGACGAGATCGTCTACGCAATCCAGCGAATCATCAAGGACGGGATTCCCGCCGATGCGGTGACGGACGAACTCGTGAACCAATATCTTTTTACGGCCGGCGTCCCCGACCCGGATTTGATCATCCGCACATCGGGCGAATTGCGCGTCAGCAACTTCCTGATCTGGCAGGCGGCGTATTCCGAATGGTATATCACGCCGACCTTCTGGCCCGACTTCGATAAAGAAGAATATCGCCGCGCGCTGGAGGATTTTGCCCACCGCGACCGGCGTTATGGAAAGGTATCTTCGGGGGAACTCCAGGAATCCAATGCGTAG
- the frr gene encoding ribosome recycling factor encodes MKDAETRMHGAIQSLVDDLNGIRTGRASPALVEKLPVEYYGTPTPLQNLASISVPEPRTLTIKPFDGGSLKDIEKAIRVSDLGLNPNSDGKVIHLNLPPLTEERRRDLVKHMNHRLEEARIAIRNVRRDLHNDIREYEKEKLITEDDLKRGEEDLQKLTDKYVEEIAKLGQNKEKEIMEV; translated from the coding sequence ATGAAAGACGCCGAAACCCGAATGCACGGCGCGATCCAATCCCTTGTCGACGATTTAAACGGCATCCGCACCGGGCGCGCCAGCCCGGCATTGGTGGAAAAGCTTCCCGTGGAATATTACGGCACCCCCACGCCTCTCCAGAACCTTGCGTCCATCTCGGTGCCCGAGCCGCGCACATTGACGATCAAGCCTTTCGATGGCGGCTCTTTGAAGGATATCGAGAAAGCGATTCGCGTTTCGGACCTCGGATTGAATCCCAACTCTGACGGAAAGGTCATCCACCTGAACCTGCCTCCCCTTACGGAAGAGCGCCGACGCGACCTTGTCAAACACATGAACCACCGGCTCGAAGAAGCGCGCATCGCCATCCGCAACGTGCGCCGCGACCTGCACAACGACATCCGCGAATACGAAAAGGAAAAACTCATCACCGAAGACGATCTCAAACGCGGCGAGGAGGACCTGCAAAAGCTCACCGACAAATACGTCGAAGAGATCGCCAAATTGGGACAGAATAAAGAAAAAGAAATCATGGAAGTCTGA
- a CDS encoding UMP kinase, with translation MAELKYKRILLKLSGEALGGQMGFGIDVNEAEAIANRIKEVRNMGVDVAVVIGAGNLWRGKQGLERGMDRSTADYMGMLATVMNAMALMDALERQGVYTRVMSAIEMRSIAEPYIRRRAIRHLEKGRVVIFGAGTGNPFFSTDTAAALRATEIDAQVLIKATKVDGVYDSDPKKNQDAKKFEKLGYIDVLNRRLEVMDGTAITLCMENNLPILVLNLWDSKALTGALYGETVGTLVTG, from the coding sequence ATGGCTGAACTGAAATATAAAAGGATCCTGCTCAAGTTAAGCGGCGAAGCGCTCGGCGGGCAGATGGGCTTCGGCATCGACGTCAACGAGGCGGAGGCGATCGCGAACCGCATCAAGGAGGTCCGCAATATGGGCGTGGATGTGGCGGTCGTCATCGGCGCGGGGAATCTCTGGCGCGGCAAACAGGGACTCGAACGCGGCATGGACCGTTCTACGGCGGATTACATGGGCATGCTCGCCACCGTTATGAACGCCATGGCGTTGATGGACGCTCTCGAGCGGCAGGGAGTTTATACGCGCGTCATGTCCGCTATCGAGATGCGCTCAATTGCCGAGCCTTATATTCGCAGGCGCGCCATCCGTCACCTCGAAAAAGGCCGCGTGGTCATTTTCGGCGCAGGGACGGGCAATCCATTTTTCTCGACGGACACCGCTGCCGCCTTGCGCGCCACCGAGATCGATGCGCAGGTGCTGATCAAAGCGACGAAGGTGGACGGTGTGTATGACTCCGACCCGAAGAAAAATCAAGACGCGAAGAAGTTCGAAAAACTGGGTTATATCGATGTTCTCAACCGCCGCCTCGAGGTGATGGATGGCACCGCCATCACGCTCTGCATGGAGAACAACCTGCCCATCCTTGTCCTAAATCTTTGGGATTCCAAGGCATTGACAGGGGCTCTTTACGGAGAAACCGTCGGGACTTTGGTGACCGGCTGA
- the tsf gene encoding translation elongation factor Ts codes for MEITTEMIKQLRAATNAPMLDCRKALQEADGDFDKAVDWLREKGMATAAKRADRDASNGTVELYSHGGGRVGVMVEINCETDFVARNEQFRHLAHEIALQIAASAPKYITADEIPAAELEHESEIARARAREEGKPDNVLPKIVEGRIEKFKDEVCLLRQVYIRDESITIEKLILQNVAAIGENIIVRRFQRWELGESLKN; via the coding sequence ATGGAAATAACGACAGAAATGATCAAGCAATTGCGCGCTGCAACCAACGCCCCGATGTTGGACTGCCGCAAAGCGTTGCAGGAAGCGGACGGCGACTTCGACAAAGCGGTGGATTGGCTTCGTGAAAAAGGCATGGCAACCGCCGCCAAGCGCGCCGACCGCGACGCCTCCAACGGGACCGTGGAGTTGTATTCCCACGGCGGCGGACGCGTGGGTGTGATGGTCGAGATCAATTGCGAGACCGACTTCGTCGCCCGCAACGAACAATTCCGCCACCTCGCACATGAGATCGCCTTACAGATCGCAGCGAGCGCGCCCAAATACATTACTGCGGATGAAATTCCCGCGGCTGAGCTCGAGCATGAATCCGAGATCGCCCGCGCCCGTGCCCGGGAGGAAGGCAAGCCCGACAACGTCCTGCCGAAGATCGTGGAAGGACGCATCGAAAAATTCAAGGACGAAGTCTGCCTTCTGCGCCAAGTTTACATCCGCGATGAATCGATCACCATCGAAAAGCTCATTTTGCAAAACGTTGCCGCCATTGGCGAGAACATCATCGTGCGCCGCTTCCAACGATGGGAACTCGGTGAAAGTTTAAAGAATTAG